One Proteinivorax tanatarense DNA segment encodes these proteins:
- a CDS encoding molybdopterin-dependent oxidoreductase, translating to MSKITTYNSACPLDCWDACGFDICNIKGTMVVKGKKSHPITNGFVCKKAKYVLERVHSNDRITSPMLKEGGKWKKVSWDTALNLMAENLKVTLNSYGSKAIAHYFDSGAGGTLKNLEHRFFNLLGGVTEPSGSLCWAAGMAAIQNDFGAVRCHNPEDILNCDNIIIWGRNPTETNIHLMPFITKAQKKGASLITIDPCNTKIANKSDIHIKVNPSTDGFLALALAKIVLEKHPQTLDEISSICNNLEAYLKILNMYNLDELSKICGVSISELEKLALTLKEKSTSFYLGYGMQRYFNSGNSIRAINSLAMITNNIGVPGGGVQYADTYISDLISLDKVTLDNTIKKRFFPKAKFASCILNEQDTPIRFLYVSRANPAVTLPNNRLVEKAFSKVNFVVGTDVTFTDTMKLCDLVLPATTSLEEEDIIYTSMWHRYINYLEPVFSPIGLSQPEWKIFTELAVKLNLKNFPKKTANCWLKEIYSPLKESFGISLKDIKSGPTLPGKWDIPFSDGVFGTYNKKFNLLDSQISDPIPLKESELYFMTPHPKNSLHSQFQHKLNLGEFPIFYIHPSTALKLNLKNHQIVKVSTKNGKIEGKLKYSRLVNKYVLLSFEGRPLNYGNTQNIVTNDGLTDIGQGTDMYDTTCEIEVT from the coding sequence GTGAGTAAAATTACAACCTACAATAGTGCTTGTCCATTAGATTGCTGGGATGCTTGTGGTTTTGATATCTGTAATATTAAAGGTACAATGGTTGTAAAAGGTAAAAAAAGTCACCCAATAACTAATGGGTTTGTTTGCAAAAAGGCAAAATATGTTTTGGAAAGGGTACATAGCAATGATAGAATTACTTCCCCTATGCTAAAAGAAGGGGGAAAGTGGAAAAAAGTATCATGGGATACAGCTTTGAATTTAATGGCTGAAAACTTAAAAGTTACATTAAACAGCTATGGTTCTAAAGCCATAGCCCATTACTTTGATTCCGGCGCAGGCGGAACCTTAAAAAATCTTGAACACCGTTTTTTTAATTTATTGGGTGGAGTAACTGAACCTAGTGGTAGTTTGTGCTGGGCTGCTGGAATGGCAGCGATACAAAATGATTTCGGTGCAGTTAGATGCCATAATCCTGAGGATATTTTAAACTGTGATAATATTATTATTTGGGGACGAAACCCTACTGAAACTAACATACATTTAATGCCTTTTATTACTAAAGCCCAAAAAAAAGGAGCTAGTTTAATAACAATAGATCCTTGTAACACAAAAATAGCTAATAAAAGTGATATACACATAAAGGTTAATCCTTCCACCGATGGTTTTTTGGCCTTGGCGCTTGCTAAAATTGTTCTAGAAAAACATCCACAAACCTTAGATGAAATATCAAGTATATGTAATAACCTTGAAGCCTATCTTAAAATTTTGAATATGTATAATTTAGATGAACTTTCTAAGATATGTGGTGTATCCATTAGTGAACTTGAAAAGTTAGCTCTTACTTTAAAGGAAAAAAGCACTTCTTTTTATTTAGGGTATGGTATGCAAAGATATTTCAATTCTGGTAATTCAATAAGAGCGATTAATTCATTGGCTATGATCACTAACAATATTGGAGTTCCAGGAGGAGGAGTGCAATATGCAGATACTTATATTTCTGATTTAATATCATTAGATAAAGTAACACTAGATAATACTATTAAAAAGAGATTTTTCCCAAAAGCTAAATTTGCAAGCTGTATCTTAAATGAGCAAGATACTCCTATTCGCTTTTTGTATGTTTCAAGAGCAAACCCCGCTGTAACCTTACCAAATAACAGGTTGGTTGAAAAAGCCTTTAGTAAAGTAAATTTTGTTGTTGGAACCGACGTCACTTTTACAGATACAATGAAATTATGTGACCTTGTACTACCGGCAACTACTTCACTAGAAGAAGAAGATATAATTTATACATCTATGTGGCACAGATATATTAACTACTTAGAACCTGTTTTCTCCCCCATTGGTCTAAGTCAGCCTGAGTGGAAAATATTTACTGAATTAGCTGTTAAATTAAATTTAAAAAACTTCCCTAAAAAAACTGCTAATTGTTGGCTTAAAGAAATATATAGTCCTTTGAAAGAAAGTTTTGGAATTTCTTTAAAAGATATAAAGAGTGGTCCTACACTACCAGGTAAGTGGGATATTCCATTTAGCGACGGTGTTTTTGGCACCTATAACAAGAAATTTAATCTTTTAGATTCCCAAATTTCTGATCCAATACCCTTAAAAGAAAGTGAACTATATTTCATGACTCCACACCCTAAAAACAGCCTACACAGTCAATTTCAGCATAAACTCAACTTAGGAGAATTCCCAATTTTTTATATTCATCCGTCCACTGCCCTAAAATTAAATCTAAAAAACCACCAGATAGTTAAAGTTAGCACTAAAAACGGTAAAATTGAGGGAAAATTAAAGTATTCACGGTTGGTAAATAAATACGTACTACTTTCTTTTGAGGGGAGACCATTGAATTACGGCAATACACAAAATATAGTCACTAACGATGGTTTAACTGATATAGGTCAAGGTACAGATATGTACGACACTACTTGCGAAATTGAAGTTACCTAA
- a CDS encoding helix-hairpin-helix domain-containing protein, producing MELDKEKIIATILILTIVSVFGVVNWYRSYRNQEQPIIEKEATLDEDKDEKLDEKIIIHVTGFVNNPGVYQLNEGDRVIDAINKAGGVLEEGDKNALNLAAYVYDGEKITVPKLGEEIDQKDISASDGRGRVNINRATVEELTNLNGIGDARAEAIVQFREENGNFKSKEDIKQVAGIGPAIYDQIKDEITVR from the coding sequence ATGGAGTTAGACAAAGAAAAAATTATTGCCACTATATTAATTTTAACAATAGTATCGGTTTTTGGGGTAGTTAATTGGTATAGAAGCTATAGAAATCAGGAACAGCCAATAATTGAAAAGGAAGCAACTTTAGATGAAGATAAAGATGAAAAGTTGGATGAAAAAATAATCATCCATGTTACTGGATTTGTTAACAATCCAGGCGTTTATCAGTTAAATGAAGGAGATAGAGTGATTGATGCAATAAACAAGGCAGGCGGTGTTCTTGAAGAAGGTGATAAAAATGCTTTAAACTTAGCTGCTTATGTATATGATGGTGAGAAAATTACCGTTCCTAAGTTGGGAGAAGAGATAGATCAAAAAGATATTAGTGCTTCTGACGGTAGAGGTAGAGTTAATATTAATAGAGCTACTGTAGAAGAGCTAACAAATCTAAATGGGATAGGGGATGCTAGAGCTGAGGCTATAGTCCAATTTCGAGAAGAAAACGGGAATTTTAAATCAAAAGAAGACATAAAACAAGTGGCAGGTATTGGACCAGCCATATATGATCAAATAAAAGATGAGATAACAGTTAGGTAA
- a CDS encoding DUF1858 domain-containing protein, which yields MTIREVLQKNPKAAEVLMKYGMHCLGCPSATGESVGQAAAVHGVDADKLISELNKLFEE from the coding sequence ATGACAATCCGCGAAGTTTTGCAAAAAAATCCTAAGGCAGCTGAAGTACTTATGAAGTACGGAATGCATTGTCTTGGTTGCCCTTCTGCTACTGGTGAATCTGTAGGACAGGCTGCTGCAGTACATGGCGTTGATGCAGATAAGTTAATCAGTGAACTAAATAAGTTGTTCGAAGAATAA
- a CDS encoding class I SAM-dependent DNA methyltransferase, with protein sequence MSSGYDILAKYYDKFMIEFPYDKWVSFIDTFCDRKLSILELGCGTGNLTIRLKKLGYDVTGIDIESNMLSIAEQKITKERLEIPLICDDMLNADYLSCNQIICPNDGVNSILDKRELEIFFKKVFNSFKGNGTFIFDVSTLKKFSDMQGEIFCEDYKELTYIWDTIISKDNIVDFYLTFFENIMGNRYKRTDLSITQRGYTLEELKTALNWAGFTSIETYEDYNKKIIKSCEQSHRITFVAKK encoded by the coding sequence ATGTCTTCAGGCTATGATATACTAGCCAAATATTATGATAAATTTATGATTGAGTTTCCTTATGATAAATGGGTTTCTTTTATTGATACGTTTTGTGACCGAAAATTATCTATACTAGAGTTAGGATGTGGTACAGGCAACCTAACTATTAGATTGAAGAAGCTAGGGTACGATGTAACAGGTATAGATATTGAGTCTAATATGCTATCTATTGCAGAACAAAAAATAACAAAAGAAAGACTTGAAATACCACTAATCTGCGATGATATGTTAAATGCCGATTACCTGTCATGTAATCAAATCATCTGTCCAAATGATGGAGTAAACTCGATTTTGGATAAAAGAGAGTTAGAAATATTTTTTAAAAAGGTTTTTAACTCTTTTAAAGGAAATGGTACTTTTATATTTGATGTTTCTACTCTAAAAAAATTCTCAGATATGCAGGGAGAAATTTTTTGCGAAGATTATAAAGAGCTAACCTATATCTGGGATACAATAATTTCAAAAGATAACATAGTAGATTTTTACTTGACTTTTTTTGAAAATATAATGGGTAATAGATATAAACGAACTGACTTATCTATTACCCAACGAGGATATACTTTAGAAGAGTTAAAAACAGCTCTTAACTGGGCTGGGTTTACTTCTATTGAAACATATGAAGATTATAATAAAAAAATAATTAAATCCTGTGAGCAAAGTCACAGAATTACCTTTGTAGCTAAAAAATGA
- the rsfS gene encoding ribosome silencing factor, whose amino-acid sequence MKIKEKAELIKSAVDDKKGENIKVLDLEGVTEIADYFVIATANNVPHIKSICDEVEDSLHSEGVNFIRKEGYDEGNWIILDYGDIVVHLMLAEQREYYGLEKFWRQAKEVEF is encoded by the coding sequence TTGAAGATTAAAGAAAAGGCAGAGCTTATAAAAAGTGCGGTTGATGACAAAAAAGGGGAGAATATTAAAGTTTTAGACCTTGAAGGAGTTACAGAAATCGCTGATTATTTTGTAATAGCAACAGCAAATAATGTCCCCCATATTAAGAGTATTTGCGATGAAGTTGAAGATTCGCTTCACTCAGAGGGAGTAAACTTTATTCGCAAAGAAGGATATGATGAGGGGAATTGGATAATACTAGACTATGGTGATATAGTAGTTCACCTTATGTTGGCGGAACAAAGGGAATATTATGGATTAGAAAAATTTTGGCGTCAAGCTAAGGAAGTAGAGTTTTAA
- a CDS encoding LCP family protein, which produces MKFSKRNRFKKGKSGVWKKIVSIIALVVAVGFIAYTYRTVGLISALQGTEGYWDVEGNDQEAYLIVYTDKENEQNPLKSAFVVVLGSEGPAYNINIPTQTTVDFDAQRITLNDVYRGGTIDDVVTAVEQTFYDGFIDNYVILDSEGVKTLVENGREFEIHIRQNFDHEDFTRTTGERTLETDEVMAYMEPVENHLEGNKEFEPNERFIQRQIDVVLGIFDNNFKWNRALGLIGSFAELENRMYTNMDIRQLALFRNMLDESLERERHTFTLPGETVTIDGNVLWVPNQNEIANNTIIAIQEGEPYVPRYSIAYAVVNGTNITGLAGSIRDEIQNEFGFSFEVERKDGQDSVGAYNPSQYHNFYDGPNFRNYSGADRTQIYVHPDYRVFAEGILEYLKDHYPANPRLQLNEDMESHDVVIILGYDLKED; this is translated from the coding sequence ATGAAGTTTTCTAAACGCAACCGTTTCAAGAAAGGTAAAAGCGGTGTATGGAAAAAAATAGTTAGCATAATAGCACTAGTAGTGGCTGTAGGTTTTATAGCTTATACGTATAGAACTGTTGGATTAATAAGCGCATTACAAGGCACTGAAGGATATTGGGATGTTGAAGGAAATGATCAAGAGGCTTACTTAATTGTTTACACTGACAAGGAAAATGAACAAAATCCTTTAAAATCCGCCTTTGTTGTGGTGTTGGGTTCTGAAGGTCCTGCATACAATATTAACATACCAACTCAGACCACTGTTGATTTTGATGCCCAAAGAATTACTTTAAATGATGTATATCGCGGCGGTACTATTGATGATGTAGTAACTGCCGTTGAACAAACATTTTATGATGGATTTATAGATAATTATGTTATTTTAGATAGTGAAGGTGTAAAAACTCTTGTTGAAAATGGAAGAGAATTTGAAATTCATATTCGTCAAAACTTCGATCACGAAGATTTTACAAGGACGACAGGGGAGAGAACACTAGAAACGGATGAGGTTATGGCTTATATGGAGCCTGTTGAAAACCACTTAGAGGGTAACAAAGAGTTCGAGCCAAATGAAAGGTTCATTCAGCGTCAGATAGATGTTGTTTTGGGAATATTTGATAATAATTTTAAGTGGAATAGAGCTTTGGGACTTATAGGTAGTTTTGCTGAATTGGAAAATAGAATGTATACCAATATGGATATTAGGCAGCTAGCGTTATTTAGAAATATGCTAGATGAATCTTTAGAGCGGGAAAGGCATACATTTACATTACCAGGGGAAACAGTAACTATAGATGGTAATGTGCTATGGGTGCCAAACCAAAATGAAATTGCAAATAATACTATTATAGCAATACAAGAAGGAGAGCCATATGTACCAAGGTATTCTATCGCCTATGCGGTTGTTAATGGAACTAATATAACAGGATTGGCGGGTTCTATTAGAGACGAAATCCAAAACGAGTTTGGGTTTTCTTTTGAAGTCGAAAGAAAAGATGGTCAAGATTCAGTAGGAGCATATAACCCTAGCCAATACCATAATTTTTACGATGGACCTAATTTCAGGAATTATTCAGGGGCAGATAGGACCCAGATATATGTACACCCTGATTATAGAGTTTTCGCTGAAGGGATTTTAGAATATCTAAAAGATCATTATCCAGCAAATCCTAGGCTACAGTTAAATGAAGATATGGAATCTCATGATGTTGTGATAATATTAGGCTATGATTTAAAGGAGGATTAA
- the yqeK gene encoding bis(5'-nucleosyl)-tetraphosphatase (symmetrical) YqeK, whose amino-acid sequence MDDINIAIKKLDQYACHKLTSARYLHSVLVAKESIVLAKKFGVDHKKAYLAGIAHDIAREFSNTRILKLADKYQLEIDNLQRLYPASLLHGPIASKILEYDFSIKDSQILNAVFYHTTGSPNMERFEKIICVADYIEPSRNFTGVGKLRNLAYKDLDLCLYHCLLGTYYHLKKQGLNPHKLLVDTITQLKQ is encoded by the coding sequence TTGGATGACATTAACATTGCTATTAAAAAATTAGATCAGTATGCATGCCATAAACTAACGTCAGCGAGGTATCTGCATTCAGTATTAGTAGCTAAAGAATCTATAGTATTAGCTAAAAAATTTGGTGTAGATCATAAAAAAGCTTATTTAGCAGGTATTGCCCATGATATAGCAAGAGAATTCTCGAATACAAGAATTTTAAAGTTAGCAGATAAATATCAATTAGAGATTGATAATCTCCAAAGACTATATCCAGCTAGTTTGTTACATGGACCTATAGCAAGTAAAATTTTGGAATATGATTTTAGCATAAAAGATAGCCAAATCCTAAATGCTGTTTTTTATCATACAACTGGTTCACCTAACATGGAAAGGTTTGAAAAGATAATTTGTGTGGCAGACTATATAGAACCATCGAGAAATTTTACTGGAGTGGGTAAACTAAGAAATCTTGCATACAAAGATCTGGATTTATGTTTATACCATTGCTTATTAGGGACATATTATCATTTAAAAAAACAAGGCCTTAATCCGCACAAACTGCTGGTAGACACTATCACTCAGTTAAAACAATAG
- the nadD gene encoding nicotinate-nucleotide adenylyltransferase, whose protein sequence is MSSIVLFGGTFDPIHIGHLIIAEHVKESIGAGKITFLPTGVPPHKKGVSSSIHRLKMVELAISDNPSFEVSTYELKQKGTNYTYRTVKHFSTKTDQLYFFAGADSLVDLPNWRNPMGILNHCKMIIARRNDIDFQNVFQKFDAENFVMVDTPIVGLSSTEVRKRVAANKSCKYILHPKVEQYIEKEELYIG, encoded by the coding sequence ATGTCAAGTATTGTACTTTTTGGTGGAACATTTGACCCAATTCACATTGGCCATCTAATTATTGCTGAGCATGTAAAAGAAAGTATCGGAGCTGGGAAAATTACTTTTTTGCCGACAGGGGTGCCACCTCATAAAAAAGGGGTTTCATCGTCGATTCATCGTTTGAAAATGGTGGAATTAGCAATTAGTGATAATCCTTCTTTTGAAGTTTCTACTTATGAACTAAAACAGAAGGGCACAAACTATACTTACCGGACTGTAAAACATTTTAGCACAAAAACTGACCAACTCTATTTTTTTGCAGGAGCTGACTCTTTAGTTGACTTACCTAATTGGAGAAACCCAATGGGTATATTGAACCACTGCAAAATGATTATTGCTAGAAGAAATGATATTGATTTTCAAAACGTGTTCCAAAAGTTTGATGCTGAGAACTTCGTTATGGTAGATACCCCTATAGTAGGATTATCATCAACTGAAGTTCGCAAAAGAGTAGCTGCAAATAAATCATGCAAATATATATTACATCCAAAAGTAGAACAATATATAGAAAAAGAGGAACTTTACATTGGATGA
- the yhbY gene encoding ribosome assembly RNA-binding protein YhbY: MLTGKQKSLLRSKANTIDPILQIGKNEISENLIEQINDALEARELIKIKVLKNCLQDKKELADEISQQTNSYVVQILGSIITLYKESKEKKQIDLP, translated from the coding sequence ATGTTAACAGGAAAACAGAAAAGTCTATTGCGTAGTAAAGCCAATACAATAGATCCTATATTACAGATAGGTAAAAACGAAATAAGCGAAAACTTAATAGAACAAATAAACGATGCTTTAGAGGCAAGGGAGCTTATAAAAATTAAGGTTTTAAAAAATTGTTTACAAGACAAAAAGGAGTTGGCTGACGAAATTAGTCAACAAACGAATAGCTATGTTGTTCAAATCTTAGGAAGTATTATAACCCTTTATAAGGAATCTAAAGAGAAAAAACAAATCGATTTACCGTAG